The Lentzea guizhouensis genome contains a region encoding:
- a CDS encoding DUF5131 family protein, with product MASGTNIEWTDLTQNIVWGCRRKSEGCLNCYIPRQPPLRMGGQKFNHDGLGATTGLVFRPEKLAMPLKIRAPKKIFVNSLSDLFLKEVPAELVARQWIVMALTPRHTFQILTKRPERAKLLLNDQPRWQALLNEALRWVIENVDAKMPYADVDRVQAWLDEPKTVDDELRPLPNVWLGTSTETQRWANVRIPHLLMTPAAVRFISAEPLLGAIDLTRLPWTDGGGTRLDVVNGRHGTTGLWVQKAKRLDWVIVGGESGPGARPMHPDWARSPRTQCQQAGVPFFFKQHGEWAPVGPLYCEDDGPGSIADDARTEAVHLEVVERRTVIQLERDGYIVGDDHQPGDPRTWLMAKVGKKAAGRELDGVQHNQFPAGVA from the coding sequence GTGGCTAGCGGAACCAACATCGAATGGACCGACCTCACCCAGAACATCGTCTGGGGCTGCAGGCGCAAGTCCGAGGGCTGCCTGAACTGCTACATCCCCCGTCAGCCTCCGCTGCGCATGGGAGGACAGAAGTTCAACCACGACGGCCTCGGCGCGACCACTGGGCTCGTGTTCCGGCCGGAGAAGCTGGCTATGCCGCTGAAGATCCGGGCACCGAAGAAGATCTTCGTCAACTCGCTCAGCGACCTCTTCCTCAAGGAGGTGCCCGCGGAACTGGTCGCCCGCCAGTGGATCGTCATGGCCCTGACACCCCGGCACACCTTTCAGATCCTCACCAAGCGCCCCGAGCGGGCGAAGCTGCTGCTCAACGACCAGCCGCGTTGGCAGGCGCTCCTCAACGAGGCGCTGCGCTGGGTGATCGAGAACGTCGACGCGAAGATGCCCTACGCCGACGTTGACCGCGTGCAGGCGTGGCTGGACGAGCCGAAGACCGTCGACGACGAACTGCGGCCTCTGCCGAACGTATGGCTGGGCACGAGCACAGAGACCCAGCGGTGGGCGAACGTACGCATCCCGCATCTGCTCATGACCCCGGCCGCGGTTCGCTTCATCTCCGCTGAGCCGCTCTTGGGTGCCATCGACTTGACCCGCCTGCCGTGGACGGACGGCGGCGGAACCCGCCTCGACGTGGTGAATGGTCGGCACGGCACCACCGGCCTCTGGGTTCAGAAGGCGAAGCGGCTCGACTGGGTCATCGTCGGTGGCGAGTCAGGGCCCGGCGCTCGGCCGATGCACCCGGACTGGGCCCGCTCGCCGCGTACCCAGTGCCAGCAGGCTGGGGTGCCGTTCTTCTTCAAGCAGCACGGCGAGTGGGCTCCTGTCGGCCCGCTCTACTGCGAGGACGACGGCCCCGGCTCGATCGCTGACGACGCCCGCACGGAGGCGGTGCACCTGGAGGTCGTTGAGCGTCGGACGGTGATCCAGCTCGAACGTGACGGCTACATCGTCGGCGACGACCACCAGCCCGGTGACCCACGCACGTGGCTCATGGCGAAGGTGGGCAAGAAGGCAGCTGGCCGTGAGCTCGACGGCGTGCAGCACAACCAGTTCCCGGCAGGTGTCGCATGA